In Salisediminibacterium beveridgei, one DNA window encodes the following:
- a CDS encoding S1 family peptidase, giving the protein MSVDPKHPFTPQGTKTKCFISMIVFTLLFFMAACQNEPDQKNAIFAPMNNYELELRESIVESQFYRERIPKELLHPVVSIQSTHQNGTGFYISDHHIVTAGHVVQGSVLITFFNEHDDSAYGHVIGFDRSRDIALIKVIGKEQTPSPMTFSKAYPETGDAVVLHSAKEKVQGEVTNVDKQIEIAQNIQDSLITINIPVQQGQSGSPVTDSENLVIGFVTARSLIDDETTFVMPMTELIESVNEWIDSPLSPNQILTKY; this is encoded by the coding sequence ATGTCAGTGGACCCAAAACACCCTTTTACACCTCAGGGCACAAAAACAAAATGTTTCATCTCCATGATTGTGTTTACCCTTCTCTTTTTCATGGCAGCCTGTCAAAATGAACCGGATCAAAAAAATGCTATTTTTGCTCCGATGAATAATTACGAACTCGAATTGCGTGAATCGATAGTGGAGAGTCAGTTTTATAGAGAACGGATCCCAAAGGAATTACTTCACCCGGTCGTTTCCATACAATCCACCCATCAGAATGGAACCGGCTTTTATATCAGTGACCATCATATCGTCACAGCAGGACACGTAGTCCAGGGATCGGTCCTCATTACATTCTTTAACGAACATGACGACTCTGCCTATGGTCATGTCATCGGATTCGACCGAAGCAGAGACATTGCCTTGATCAAAGTCATTGGCAAAGAACAAACACCTTCCCCAATGACTTTTTCAAAAGCCTATCCTGAAACAGGAGATGCTGTTGTACTTCATTCTGCAAAGGAAAAAGTGCAAGGAGAAGTCACAAACGTGGACAAACAAATAGAGATTGCTCAAAACATACAGGACAGCCTGATCACGATTAACATCCCGGTCCAACAGGGACAAAGCGGTTCCCCTGTGACGGATTCAGAAAACTTGGTAATCGGTTTTGTGACAGCAAGATCCCTTATTGATGACGAAACAACATTCGTCATGCCCATGACAGAACTGATTGAATCCGTCAATGAATGGATCGATTCACCATTGTCTCCAAATCAAATTCTGACTAAATATTAA
- a CDS encoding PTS sugar transporter subunit IIA yields the protein MSEVKLTRHFIQWEEKAMDWQEAIETSARPLLKQGNIEETYVKAMIQNIIDLGPYILIAPDVALPHARPEKGVNQAGLSLTVFKHPVLFPAGTDEKVSEARLFICLAAVDSESHLGLLQNISGWIDDRSFIEELLNASSEDEVVQLVTAFQENQQ from the coding sequence ATGAGTGAGGTAAAACTGACCCGCCACTTTATTCAATGGGAAGAAAAGGCGATGGACTGGCAGGAGGCAATTGAAACCAGTGCCCGGCCTTTACTGAAGCAGGGCAACATTGAAGAGACTTATGTGAAGGCGATGATCCAGAACATTATCGACCTGGGGCCGTATATCCTGATTGCCCCGGATGTGGCGCTGCCCCATGCCAGGCCGGAAAAAGGGGTGAATCAGGCAGGGTTGTCCCTGACCGTGTTCAAACACCCTGTGCTGTTTCCGGCCGGCACTGACGAAAAGGTCAGTGAAGCCAGACTGTTTATCTGCCTGGCCGCCGTGGATTCCGAGTCACACCTCGGATTGCTGCAGAATATTTCCGGCTGGATCGATGACCGAAGCTTTATCGAAGAACTGCTGAATGCGTCATCAGAAGATGAAGTGGTTCAGCTCGTCACTGCATTTCAAGAGAATCAACAATAA
- a CDS encoding response regulator transcription factor: protein MTKTKKVLIVDDEADLREMTSKFLNSKGYEVVTAQDGDEALSKTEAYLPDLIVLDIEMPEQNGFEVCERIREQKSIPIIFLSVRRHTIDKVKCFELGGDDYMTKPFDFEELEARIKANIRIYEKNPEDQNEILDFGRLKIDLNHYQCYVNDEPVALTAKEMKLLMHLATNPNQVWTHEQLYDQIWDLNATGFVETVKVHISHLRSKIEARPNQPVYIQTVRGFGYRFSTGSEKVSE from the coding sequence ATGACGAAGACGAAAAAGGTTCTGATTGTGGACGATGAAGCGGATCTTCGGGAGATGACCAGCAAATTTTTGAACAGCAAGGGCTATGAGGTAGTAACTGCACAAGATGGGGACGAAGCGCTGTCGAAAACGGAAGCTTATCTTCCTGATCTGATTGTACTTGATATCGAAATGCCCGAGCAAAATGGCTTTGAGGTTTGTGAGCGGATCCGTGAACAGAAGTCCATTCCGATCATCTTTCTCAGTGTCCGTCGTCATACGATAGACAAAGTGAAGTGCTTTGAACTCGGTGGCGATGATTACATGACCAAGCCGTTTGATTTTGAAGAACTGGAAGCGCGCATCAAAGCAAACATCCGGATATACGAAAAAAACCCGGAGGATCAAAATGAAATACTGGATTTCGGCAGGCTGAAAATTGATTTGAATCACTACCAGTGCTATGTCAATGACGAACCGGTTGCGTTAACCGCTAAAGAAATGAAGCTGCTGATGCATCTGGCAACGAATCCGAATCAGGTGTGGACCCATGAGCAATTGTACGATCAAATTTGGGATCTGAATGCCACCGGATTTGTGGAGACGGTCAAAGTGCATATCAGTCACCTGCGAAGTAAAATAGAAGCGAGACCTAATCAGCCGGTGTATATTCAAACCGTGCGCGGCTTCGGGTACCGGTTTTCTACAGGTTCTGAAAAAGTCTCTGAATAG
- a CDS encoding PTS sugar transporter subunit IIA, translated as MNARRRQIVNMILNGRTTIKYKDMETIFNVGERTLRYDLESIAELLKEHDIELVRVSGQGMWKLASNPDADSLKSLYDTMNYEERSHSAEERILLISHELIIQNDWHSLRLIAEELEVSKATVLQYMPQVEGIAEHFQLTLERGHKGFRLTGTEKHKRLALLSIMEKLEDTWDTVNPLPNLNWSALTFKDMDKITKIITKHRTEKMNVSACFRVWALFLQRTRNGAFIDHEEVDSSVAVDPAFHEMWQQLSEAFATDDLPSEKIFAYLYLLATGGIYEEPAERVKDNPAFMELVEAMSKRMGLTGFSKKQLKEIYTEWQVLRIADEHDITIMHPLREKIEELYPFILFHIQEAMEETDFLKAGWTIDRLVPLAICMAAIYEKASFENERYQIWVVCPSGLAASRLLTVSLMKHFPKIEVKRTLSISELEDIEAWEQWEKPDFIVSSVTLHDCPYPHVTVKPVMNDEEIQKVEHFIENSDRKRDSGASNHDQQSIFAVIPTSRITVFTEPPAGQLEKIIQMGVSMLEEDGLVGEAFHGDIIRTVFEKKYLYEIIPGLLFIHTDSDDVMKPGFSLVQLTEPYLVEDKLKSHAVLFMATPDKHAHIPQLQYLYQLLMNQDRVDDLLDWSRLGLMEGSE; from the coding sequence GTGAATGCCAGGAGACGACAAATTGTCAACATGATACTCAATGGCCGGACAACGATTAAATACAAGGATATGGAAACGATTTTCAATGTTGGGGAGCGGACGCTTCGCTATGATTTGGAAAGCATTGCGGAACTGCTGAAGGAACATGACATTGAATTGGTGCGGGTAAGCGGACAAGGCATGTGGAAACTTGCTTCCAACCCGGATGCGGACTCGCTCAAATCCTTGTATGACACGATGAACTACGAAGAACGCTCCCATTCAGCAGAAGAACGGATCCTGTTGATCTCGCATGAACTGATTATCCAGAATGACTGGCACAGCTTGCGGTTGATTGCTGAAGAACTCGAGGTCAGTAAAGCGACGGTACTGCAGTATATGCCGCAAGTGGAAGGAATTGCTGAACACTTTCAGTTGACGTTAGAGCGAGGCCATAAGGGCTTTCGATTAACGGGAACGGAAAAACACAAACGATTGGCACTTTTGTCCATCATGGAAAAACTTGAAGACACTTGGGATACGGTCAATCCCCTCCCAAACTTGAACTGGTCGGCGCTCACATTCAAAGATATGGACAAGATTACAAAAATCATCACAAAACATCGAACAGAGAAGATGAATGTTTCCGCCTGTTTTCGGGTCTGGGCACTGTTTTTGCAACGGACAAGAAATGGTGCATTCATTGACCATGAAGAAGTCGATAGCTCTGTCGCGGTCGATCCGGCATTTCACGAGATGTGGCAACAGCTTTCTGAAGCGTTTGCCACAGATGATCTCCCTTCCGAAAAAATCTTCGCCTATCTCTATCTGCTTGCAACCGGGGGGATTTATGAAGAGCCTGCAGAACGCGTGAAGGATAATCCGGCGTTTATGGAGCTTGTGGAAGCGATGAGTAAGCGTATGGGACTGACGGGGTTCTCCAAAAAGCAGTTAAAGGAGATTTATACCGAATGGCAGGTACTTCGCATTGCGGATGAGCACGACATCACAATCATGCACCCCCTGAGAGAAAAAATCGAGGAGCTCTATCCCTTTATTTTGTTTCATATTCAAGAAGCAATGGAAGAGACGGACTTTCTCAAAGCGGGATGGACGATTGACCGGCTCGTGCCTTTGGCAATTTGTATGGCGGCAATTTATGAAAAGGCATCGTTTGAAAATGAACGGTATCAGATCTGGGTGGTCTGCCCAAGCGGCCTGGCAGCAAGCCGGCTTCTGACCGTGTCGCTGATGAAACATTTTCCGAAAATTGAAGTGAAAAGGACGCTGTCGATTTCTGAACTGGAAGATATAGAGGCGTGGGAACAGTGGGAGAAACCGGATTTCATCGTCTCCTCGGTGACGTTGCATGATTGTCCTTATCCGCATGTCACTGTGAAACCGGTGATGAACGATGAAGAAATTCAAAAAGTGGAACACTTTATCGAAAATTCCGATCGGAAGCGGGATTCGGGCGCATCCAACCACGATCAGCAATCGATCTTCGCCGTCATTCCAACATCGAGGATCACCGTTTTCACTGAACCGCCCGCAGGACAATTGGAGAAGATCATTCAGATGGGTGTCTCCATGCTTGAAGAAGACGGGCTGGTCGGCGAAGCGTTTCATGGTGACATTATCCGGACGGTTTTTGAGAAAAAATATCTTTATGAAATCATTCCAGGTCTGTTATTTATTCATACCGACTCCGATGATGTCATGAAACCGGGTTTCAGCCTTGTGCAGTTAACTGAACCCTATCTCGTCGAAGATAAACTGAAGTCACATGCTGTGCTGTTTATGGCAACGCCGGATAAGCACGCACATATACCACAACTGCAATATTTATATCAGCTGTTAATGAATCAGGACCGGGTGGACGATCTCCTGGACTGGTCCAGGCTGGGATTAATGGAGGGATCCGAATGA
- a CDS encoding N-acetylmuramoyl-L-alanine amidase produces the protein MKKYLLFIVLAVIGLLIFPLYFVDQDTGSVYANEIREGEVTASSLNVRDRATTSSAVIGGIPRGTKVSITGSSGDFYAIEYRNRTAYVHSSYIKVHSASQQVTGKGTITASSLHVRSGPSVRHPIIGGFRMGQTVNVTGSSNDWYKIRINNRDGYVFSDFVRISGSSGSSGSSGSSSESSSGESNSVTGSEPGAGNVTASRLNVRSQPATTSSIVGSLWMGSSIQLISKSGDWYEIRHNGRKAFVHGNFVNVSKEPSSSSSSGATALNSKGEITASSLNIRSAATTSSSIVGSYRQGQQVNLTGQSGEWYQVNHNNRSAFIHGNFVKVLSHNEASSGNSGSSGSGSLKGKTIFIDPGHGGRDPGAVVRSTIYESHIALSISQKLKSELEREGAKIVMSRTGDQTVSRTARVNQANQSGADIFVSVHANAFTVPSANGSEVYYSGARFSNESRRLAQGVQTHLVNDLGTADRGIKEGRIQVLQTATMPAILIEPAFMTNQSDLHILQNRQDDIAKAISKGIEAYFE, from the coding sequence GTGAAAAAATATCTATTATTCATTGTCCTTGCTGTGATTGGCCTGTTGATATTTCCTTTATACTTTGTTGATCAGGACACTGGTTCAGTTTATGCAAATGAAATTCGTGAAGGAGAAGTAACGGCCTCGTCGTTAAATGTCAGGGACCGTGCAACGACCTCCTCAGCTGTCATAGGAGGAATACCAAGAGGGACAAAAGTGTCAATCACGGGTTCTTCAGGTGATTTCTATGCAATTGAATATCGAAACAGGACAGCTTATGTCCACTCGTCTTATATTAAAGTTCATTCAGCTTCGCAACAGGTGACGGGCAAGGGAACCATTACGGCATCAAGTTTACATGTCCGGTCCGGTCCTTCTGTGAGACACCCGATCATTGGCGGCTTTAGAATGGGGCAAACTGTGAATGTCACCGGTTCGTCCAATGATTGGTACAAGATCAGAATCAATAATCGGGATGGCTATGTTTTCTCTGATTTCGTCCGGATTTCCGGTAGTTCGGGGTCATCAGGTTCTTCCGGAAGCTCATCTGAATCGTCTTCCGGGGAAAGTAATTCTGTGACTGGAAGTGAACCTGGTGCTGGAAATGTAACGGCTTCCAGGTTAAATGTCCGTTCACAGCCTGCGACGACCAGTTCGATTGTTGGCAGTCTATGGATGGGGAGTTCCATTCAGCTGATTTCCAAATCCGGCGACTGGTACGAAATCCGGCATAACGGAAGAAAAGCTTTTGTTCATGGGAATTTCGTGAACGTATCGAAAGAACCATCATCCAGTTCTTCCTCGGGAGCAACAGCACTAAACAGTAAGGGAGAAATCACGGCCTCCTCATTGAATATCAGATCAGCTGCGACGACTTCGAGCAGCATCGTCGGCAGTTACCGTCAAGGGCAGCAGGTTAATTTGACCGGTCAATCAGGTGAATGGTATCAGGTGAACCATAACAACCGTTCTGCTTTCATTCATGGGAATTTTGTCAAAGTGCTTTCTCATAATGAAGCAAGCAGTGGAAACAGCGGATCTTCAGGAAGCGGATCATTAAAGGGTAAAACGATTTTTATTGATCCGGGACATGGCGGGCGCGATCCTGGTGCAGTTGTGAGGAGTACCATTTACGAAAGTCATATTGCATTGTCCATCAGTCAAAAACTGAAATCAGAGTTAGAACGCGAAGGGGCCAAGATTGTAATGAGCCGGACCGGGGATCAGACGGTGTCGAGAACCGCAAGAGTGAATCAGGCCAATCAATCCGGAGCTGATATTTTTGTGAGTGTTCATGCCAATGCGTTCACTGTACCGTCGGCAAACGGATCAGAAGTCTACTACAGCGGTGCAAGGTTCTCTAATGAGAGCAGACGTCTTGCGCAAGGGGTGCAGACTCATCTGGTGAATGATCTGGGGACAGCTGACAGAGGAATCAAAGAAGGCAGGATTCAAGTGCTTCAGACCGCAACCATGCCGGCTATATTAATAGAACCAGCATTCATGACCAATCAGTCAGATCTCCATATTCTTCAAAACCGGCAGGATGATATTGCGAAGGCGATTTCAAAAGGGATTGAGGCGTATTTTGAGTGA
- a CDS encoding PTS sugar transporter subunit IIB, with protein sequence MKILCVCGMGFGSSLLLKMTAERALQKKGVSAEVEATDIGTASSVKADLILTNNEFASQLQGGSTVVKAIKNMASEDEVAEAIDEFMNA encoded by the coding sequence ATGAAAATATTATGCGTATGCGGAATGGGATTTGGTTCGAGTTTGTTATTGAAGATGACGGCAGAGCGTGCTCTGCAAAAGAAGGGTGTATCAGCAGAAGTAGAGGCAACCGATATCGGGACAGCATCGAGCGTGAAGGCGGATTTAATTTTGACCAATAATGAGTTTGCTTCCCAGCTTCAAGGAGGATCAACAGTCGTAAAGGCCATCAAAAACATGGCCAGTGAAGACGAAGTGGCCGAAGCCATTGATGAATTTATGAACGCCTAA
- a CDS encoding C40 family peptidase — protein MSMFESKLKTAVVVSIAGAGFVAGPQIVEASFGSETLRNGMENEDVKQLQEVLKDRGYFTFHTATGYFGSITEDALRRYQKDNNLTVDGIAGPQTFGSLGAASGQSATGNSSSSSSSSASESTSVTPVSNTNRVMRQGTRGEDVSRLQVYLKKAGFYDHPSISGTYGPATKRAVEQFQRARGLQVDGFAGPQTLSKVNEEIGSSSSSSSGSSSNSTASPGSNVTLNGQILRSGNSGKAVELLQTELKKLGFFSATVSGSYNQSTVNAVRDLQRQANIKVDGVYGPQTHRQIERGITKKIEDTPPSNDQSSSGSSSSLVVKKGDRSDSVREVQSMLKATGHFNANTTGYFGDITESAVKSFQRQWNFTPSGEVTKMTMEKLEEVSAVHMGEASRNGSEPGFQPINVVSDASNYMGVKYLWGGTTPAGFDCSGFIQFVFKANGKDLPRTVAQQWNAMTSVSSPRVGDVVFFETYRPGPSHNGIYIGNNQFIHSGSSTGVTVASLNSSYWAPRYLGAKRVR, from the coding sequence ATGTCGATGTTTGAATCAAAATTAAAAACGGCCGTTGTTGTATCTATCGCGGGTGCTGGTTTTGTAGCAGGTCCACAAATTGTTGAAGCTTCATTTGGATCTGAAACACTGAGAAATGGAATGGAGAATGAGGATGTAAAGCAGCTTCAGGAAGTCCTGAAGGATAGAGGCTACTTTACTTTTCATACTGCCACAGGTTATTTCGGCTCAATTACTGAAGACGCATTACGCCGCTATCAGAAAGATAACAATCTGACCGTCGATGGTATTGCAGGACCGCAAACATTCGGCAGTTTAGGAGCGGCATCCGGTCAATCAGCAACAGGTAACTCTTCAAGCAGCAGTTCATCCTCCGCCTCTGAGTCAACTTCAGTGACACCGGTATCAAACACGAACCGTGTCATGAGACAAGGGACACGTGGAGAAGATGTTTCAAGATTACAGGTATATCTGAAGAAAGCCGGTTTTTATGATCACCCATCCATTTCAGGTACATACGGACCTGCTACAAAGCGAGCAGTTGAACAATTCCAGCGTGCAAGAGGCCTTCAGGTGGACGGATTTGCTGGACCGCAGACGTTAAGTAAAGTAAATGAAGAGATCGGTTCATCGAGCAGTTCATCAAGCGGTTCATCATCCAATTCAACCGCTTCTCCCGGAAGTAATGTCACCTTGAATGGCCAGATTTTACGCAGTGGCAATTCCGGGAAGGCAGTGGAATTATTGCAGACAGAATTAAAGAAACTTGGATTTTTCTCTGCGACTGTTTCCGGAAGCTACAATCAGTCCACAGTAAATGCGGTCCGTGATTTGCAGCGGCAGGCCAACATAAAGGTTGATGGCGTATACGGTCCGCAAACCCACAGGCAAATTGAGCGTGGTATCACGAAAAAAATCGAAGACACACCGCCTTCTAATGACCAGTCTTCTTCGGGCTCATCATCTTCACTTGTCGTCAAAAAAGGTGACCGGAGTGATTCCGTCAGAGAAGTTCAAAGTATGTTGAAAGCAACAGGGCATTTCAATGCCAACACAACCGGCTATTTCGGAGATATTACGGAAAGTGCGGTTAAAAGCTTTCAACGGCAATGGAATTTTACCCCTTCCGGAGAAGTGACAAAGATGACAATGGAAAAGCTTGAAGAAGTCTCAGCCGTTCATATGGGCGAAGCATCCCGCAATGGTTCAGAGCCAGGCTTTCAGCCGATCAACGTGGTTTCTGACGCTTCAAACTACATGGGCGTAAAATATCTATGGGGAGGTACTACTCCTGCAGGATTTGATTGCAGCGGTTTTATCCAGTTTGTATTTAAAGCAAATGGAAAAGATCTTCCAAGAACCGTTGCCCAGCAATGGAATGCAATGACCAGTGTTTCAAGCCCGAGGGTGGGGGATGTTGTCTTCTTTGAAACCTATCGCCCCGGACCTTCCCATAACGGGATTTATATTGGAAATAATCAATTCATTCATAGTGGCTCTTCAACAGGTGTTACGGTGGCAAGCTTGAATTCTTCTTACTGGGCCCCCCGCTATCTTGGTGCAAAACGAGTCAGGTAA
- a CDS encoding glycoside hydrolase family 16 protein, translating to MKKPLISLMAVLLIMPGFTGLAGAQESDGPESDESGGPNWQMTWNDEFDGDELDQDKWRIDIGNGFYDGDNWIEGWGNNESQSYQEDNVFIDDGHLVLEAREESVSDDKGDYDFTSGKVLTDESFSQAYGRFEASMKLPEGQGYWPAFWMMPQDDVYGGWAASGEIDIMENRGSETDKVGAAIHYGDLWPDNTYTAAEYHFPEDRRTTDFNEYAIEWEPGEIRWYVNDELYSTKTEWGTKYGEYPAPFDQEFHMILNLAIGGWYGGEPDETTVFPGQVKVDYVRVYEDADAEHPPPGEYIDPDDSDEEPTVDPSKNWVEIGENLIQDGTFETTTEFGDENGGFDWNVFNMGDHDPNGGKADFTIENEELRATINQVGWTWWHIQLMQDVPDVKAGTYKLEFDMRSEEERTIRTKLDGSGSGLVDVEVSNDMETHEVYFEVNSPSDLNVLFGLGRDGDQPELDTPYDMHLDNVRLVEVAVDGESDGPSDPNEFDHWVESGESLIEDGSFEYTTEFGDENNSIVWNVFNMGDYDPNAGSAAFEIVVEELKATINQPGWEWWHIQFMQDVTVPEGVYKVAFDMRSEKDRPVYVELVGSDTGILTFDVDGEMDTYHSYINVSETGDFNFMFGLGRTASDVEPETPYSIYLDNVRLVPVEKGEEEDMRGHPGLHNKSVDENGNLSIINGNGRTIDIPAQPKGLLEGGKPSKERNQIPDHAKENRNGNGNNR from the coding sequence ATGAAAAAACCATTGATCAGTTTAATGGCAGTATTATTGATTATGCCGGGTTTTACAGGACTGGCGGGAGCGCAGGAGTCAGATGGACCTGAATCGGATGAAAGTGGAGGTCCGAACTGGCAAATGACGTGGAACGATGAGTTTGATGGCGATGAATTGGATCAGGATAAGTGGCGAATTGATATCGGGAATGGTTTTTATGATGGTGATAATTGGATTGAGGGCTGGGGAAATAATGAATCCCAATCGTATCAGGAAGACAATGTCTTCATTGACGACGGTCATCTTGTCCTGGAAGCAAGGGAAGAATCCGTCAGTGATGATAAAGGTGATTACGACTTCACTTCCGGTAAAGTTCTGACTGATGAATCGTTCAGCCAGGCATACGGCCGTTTTGAAGCAAGTATGAAACTTCCTGAGGGTCAGGGCTACTGGCCTGCATTTTGGATGATGCCGCAGGATGATGTATATGGCGGTTGGGCAGCGTCCGGCGAAATTGATATTATGGAAAACCGCGGATCAGAAACCGACAAGGTCGGTGCAGCAATCCATTACGGTGATCTCTGGCCTGACAACACGTACACAGCGGCAGAGTATCATTTCCCTGAAGACAGGCGAACAACGGATTTCAATGAATACGCCATTGAGTGGGAACCGGGGGAAATCCGCTGGTATGTCAATGATGAGCTGTATTCAACGAAAACCGAATGGGGTACAAAGTACGGGGAATATCCGGCGCCATTCGATCAGGAGTTTCATATGATTTTGAATCTTGCTATTGGTGGCTGGTACGGTGGTGAACCGGATGAGACGACCGTGTTCCCGGGACAGGTGAAAGTGGACTATGTCCGCGTCTATGAAGATGCAGATGCTGAACACCCGCCGCCGGGAGAGTACATTGATCCGGATGATTCGGATGAGGAACCAACAGTTGATCCATCAAAAAACTGGGTTGAGATCGGTGAAAACCTGATTCAAGATGGCACATTTGAAACAACGACTGAATTTGGTGACGAAAATGGTGGTTTCGACTGGAATGTCTTTAACATGGGGGATCATGACCCTAATGGTGGTAAGGCAGATTTCACCATTGAAAATGAGGAATTGAGAGCAACAATCAATCAGGTTGGCTGGACATGGTGGCATATTCAATTGATGCAAGATGTTCCTGACGTAAAAGCAGGAACTTATAAACTTGAATTTGATATGCGATCCGAAGAAGAACGTACCATCCGAACAAAATTGGATGGTTCAGGGTCCGGTTTAGTGGACGTCGAAGTCAGCAATGACATGGAAACTCATGAAGTTTACTTTGAAGTCAATTCACCAAGTGACCTGAATGTATTGTTCGGATTGGGAAGAGATGGAGATCAGCCGGAACTGGATACACCATATGACATGCATCTGGACAATGTCAGATTGGTTGAAGTAGCAGTTGATGGCGAATCAGATGGCCCATCTGATCCAAATGAATTTGATCATTGGGTCGAATCAGGCGAAAGTTTGATTGAAGACGGTTCCTTCGAGTACACCACGGAATTCGGTGATGAAAATAACTCGATCGTCTGGAATGTTTTTAATATGGGTGATTATGATCCAAATGCCGGATCCGCGGCGTTTGAAATTGTGGTCGAGGAATTGAAGGCAACGATCAATCAACCAGGCTGGGAATGGTGGCACATTCAATTTATGCAAGACGTCACTGTCCCTGAGGGCGTCTACAAAGTGGCATTCGATATGCGGTCAGAAAAAGATCGTCCGGTTTACGTTGAGCTTGTAGGATCTGATACAGGAATTCTGACTTTCGATGTGGATGGTGAGATGGATACGTATCACTCCTATATCAATGTGAGCGAAACGGGAGACTTTAATTTTATGTTTGGATTGGGGCGCACAGCCAGTGACGTAGAACCCGAAACGCCATACTCGATTTATTTGGACAATGTGAGATTGGTACCTGTCGAAAAAGGTGAAGAAGAGGATATGCGAGGACATCCCGGACTTCACAATAAATCAGTAGATGAAAATGGTAACCTTTCAATCATCAATGGGAATGGGCGAACGATCGATATTCCTGCACAGCCTAAAGGCCTTCTTGAAGGAGGCAAACCTTCAAAAGAGCGAAACCAGATTCCTGATCACGCAAAGGAAAATCGAAACGGAAATGGTAACAATCGATGA
- a CDS encoding PTS ascorbate transporter subunit IIC yields the protein MAFFEFLMNEILSLPEVLIGVIVMVGLLLQRAAIAKVFSGTVKAIIGFVILGAGAGVLIGSLDALGGIIRDRFDIQGVIPNNEAIVALAQQTLGTETALIMGFGFLANILYARFTPLKYIFLTGHHTFFMAALLSATLGTAGMTGLPLIVTGSLILGGLMVLMPALAQPFMRKVTGGDDIAMGHFGTIGYVAAGLAGQATGDASKSTEDIKIPEKWSFLRDSLVSTALTMIIMFLILVLIAGPTIVGEYSGGQNYIMFGLMQGITFAAGFSIIMAGVRMILTEIVPAFRGIAEKMVPGAKPALDVPIIFPYAPTAVIIGFLSSFVAGLISMFLMGITALAVIIPGLVPHFFTGAGAGVFGNATGGKVGAAVGGAVNGVLISFLPAFLLPVLGGLGFENTTFGDSDFGVVGILIGLLANLFS from the coding sequence ATGGCATTTTTTGAATTCTTAATGAACGAAATCTTAAGTTTACCGGAAGTATTAATCGGTGTCATTGTCATGGTGGGTCTCTTACTGCAGCGGGCGGCAATTGCGAAAGTCTTCTCGGGAACAGTCAAGGCGATCATCGGTTTCGTTATTCTCGGTGCCGGTGCCGGCGTATTGATCGGTTCTCTCGACGCCCTCGGCGGGATCATTCGTGACCGCTTTGATATTCAGGGTGTTATTCCGAACAACGAGGCCATCGTGGCGCTTGCCCAGCAGACGCTCGGAACCGAAACAGCACTCATTATGGGTTTTGGTTTTCTTGCAAACATTCTCTATGCCCGGTTTACACCGCTTAAGTATATCTTCCTGACCGGTCATCATACGTTCTTTATGGCCGCGCTTTTGTCAGCCACGCTTGGTACAGCAGGAATGACGGGATTGCCGTTGATTGTGACCGGTTCATTGATCCTCGGTGGATTGATGGTGCTGATGCCGGCTTTGGCCCAGCCATTCATGCGAAAAGTAACCGGCGGCGATGACATCGCCATGGGTCACTTTGGAACCATCGGTTATGTTGCTGCCGGCCTCGCCGGTCAAGCGACGGGGGATGCATCGAAATCAACGGAAGACATCAAGATTCCGGAAAAATGGTCGTTCCTCCGTGACTCGCTTGTCTCGACGGCACTCACAATGATCATCATGTTCCTGATTCTCGTCCTGATTGCAGGACCAACCATTGTCGGTGAGTACAGCGGCGGACAGAACTACATCATGTTCGGTCTCATGCAGGGGATTACGTTTGCTGCCGGTTTCAGCATCATCATGGCCGGTGTACGCATGATCCTGACGGAAATCGTTCCGGCCTTCAGAGGGATTGCGGAGAAGATGGTACCTGGTGCGAAGCCGGCACTTGATGTGCCCATCATCTTCCCTTACGCGCCAACCGCCGTTATCATCGGCTTTTTGAGCAGCTTTGTTGCAGGTCTGATCAGCATGTTCCTGATGGGCATCACTGCCCTTGCCGTCATCATACCAGGACTCGTACCGCACTTCTTCACAGGAGCGGGTGCAGGCGTCTTTGGTAACGCGACAGGTGGTAAAGTCGGTGCAGCTGTTGGCGGTGCCGTCAACGGGGTACTCATCAGTTTCCTGCCGGCGTTCTTGCTGCCGGTTCTCGGAGGACTCGGGTTTGAGAATACGACCTTCGGGGATTCGGACTTCGGTGTTGTCGGCATTCTGATCGGTCTTCTCGCCAACTTGTTCAGTTAA